The nucleotide sequence TAACATTAATTGATGCTGATGTATGCGAATTGATAGTAATATCGAGTGTATAAATACTATCGCAACTAGCATGAGCAACAGTATCCGAATATATGCCTGTTTGCGAATACACATTGCCAGTGTAGGGCGAAGTATAAGAAATACAAGCGGTATCGCTAACACTAATATACTGTGTACAGGTATTCACTTTAAAATTATCAATATAGGCATTAAAGTCAGCAGAACCAATATTCACATCCGATTTGACATAAAAAGCAAATTTAACCACGCCCGAATAAGAAGATAAATCATATACCTTGCGTTCAGAATCGTTAGGGAATCCTGTGGAATTATCCCAGGTGTCCAAAACGTTTTGAGCACTCCACGTAACTCCATTATCGGCGGATATCAATACACTAAGGGTATCGTCATCTGCTCCTGAAGCAGGTCCAGAACCAAAATAGGCCGTAAATACCACATCAAATTCTAACTGATAATTTTGCCCACTACCCAAATCAATAGATTGTGATATCAGCCATTCTTTTCTATTTGAATAGACATTAATGTATGCCGAAGAACTAGACCCTGAAACATTACCATAAGACCCATCATTCCAAGCTGCGTCTTGAATAGTAAGAGTCGTACTATCTGTCAATTGACCTACAGCTTCCTTCCAACACATTGGAGCTATAGCATCGAAAGTTTGCAATGCCGTTGGTGCGCTCAAGGTAACGCATGGGGTGCTGAAACCATAAGGACCTGTCC is from Flavobacteriales bacterium and encodes:
- a CDS encoding T9SS type A sorting domain-containing protein, giving the protein TGPYGFSTPCVTLSAPTALQTFDAIAPMCWKEAVGQLTDSTTLTIQDAAWNDGSYGNVSGSSSSAYINVYSNRKEWLISQSIDLGSGQNYQLEFDVVFTAYFGSGPASGADDDTLSVLISADNGVTWSAQNVLDTWDNSTGFPNDSERKVYDLSSYSGVVKFAFYVKSDVNIGSADFNAYIDNFKVNTCTQYISVSDTACISYTSPYTGNVYSQTGIYSDTVAHASCDSIYTLDITINSHTSASINVIECDTFVSVTGNAYTQTGVYYDTIPNMYSCDSVVQTNLSILYVDLSVDQSQNVYLSSNESDPAASYQWVNCSDSSPISGETSIDFTASALGDYACQIPIGSSVQISECISVTSLDSSTSIGQYTKSDIKVYPNPNNGQFTLELSEKPQDKLHLSISNTLGQLIYSKELNSSNNAISLDGVDKGIYIMSLTSPTQSLKTRIVID